Proteins from a single region of Sandaracinaceae bacterium:
- a CDS encoding Csp1 family four helix bundle copper storage protein: MNRREMLKVGAATAVAHGVVTVLGCAAQAGEQGHEGHSGGESAAPSDARQAFARAAGECVTAGEACLSHCLRSLQAGDTSMAECSRKVHAMLAICRAVPALATSGSGHLGRLAALCRDVCQECHDACAPHAAHHAECRACMEACAATLRHAAAFAA, translated from the coding sequence ATGAATCGACGCGAGATGTTGAAGGTCGGAGCCGCCACGGCGGTGGCACATGGGGTCGTCACAGTGCTCGGCTGCGCCGCCCAGGCAGGAGAGCAGGGACACGAAGGCCACTCGGGAGGAGAGAGTGCTGCGCCCTCGGACGCACGGCAGGCGTTCGCGCGGGCTGCCGGGGAGTGCGTCACGGCAGGCGAAGCCTGCCTGAGCCACTGCCTGCGCTCTCTACAGGCGGGAGACACCTCGATGGCAGAGTGCTCGCGCAAGGTGCACGCCATGCTGGCCATCTGCCGCGCCGTCCCCGCGCTGGCGACGTCTGGCTCTGGGCACCTCGGCCGGTTGGCCGCGCTGTGCCGCGACGTGTGCCAGGAGTGCCACGACGCGTGCGCTCCCCACGCGGCACATCACGCCGAGTGCCGCGCGTGCATGGAGGCTTGCGCAGCGACCTTGCGCCACGCCGCAGCGTTCGCGGCGTAG
- a CDS encoding SRPBCC domain-containing protein encodes MPQIVHAIDIDAPVERVWGVLTDSDQYPEWNPLIKGIKGRLARGERVTCAFSAEGKTFKVQVEISQCDGHKLVWVGPPQRFLHKVARGEHYFELVALEGGRTRIFHGERFTGLAFEIPWSKLEPIVNPAYKAFNDALKKRVESMN; translated from the coding sequence ATGCCGCAGATCGTTCATGCCATCGACATCGACGCTCCCGTGGAGCGCGTCTGGGGAGTCCTCACGGACAGCGACCAGTACCCGGAGTGGAACCCGCTCATCAAGGGCATCAAGGGGCGCCTCGCGCGCGGCGAGCGCGTGACGTGCGCGTTCTCGGCCGAGGGCAAGACCTTCAAGGTCCAGGTCGAGATCAGCCAGTGCGACGGGCACAAGCTGGTGTGGGTCGGGCCACCGCAGCGCTTCCTGCACAAGGTGGCGCGTGGAGAGCACTACTTCGAGCTCGTCGCGCTCGAGGGCGGCCGTACCCGGATCTTCCATGGCGAGCGCTTCACGGGGCTGGCCTTCGAGATCCCTTGGTCCAAGCTGGAGCCCATCGTGAACCCTGCCTACAAGGCGTTCAACGACGCGCTGAAGAAGCGCGTCGAGTCGATGAACTGA
- a CDS encoding bifunctional (p)ppGpp synthetase/guanosine-3',5'-bis(diphosphate) 3'-pyrophosphohydrolase: MARRSEAPGPLYSERLDEALRFAAEQFRFRVRKGSGVPYVTHLLQVCCTVGEHGGDEEQMVAAVLHDYLEDVRGARVEDLETRFGKRVSRLVAALSDSTTHPKPPWQERKQRYVAQLREEPAELKLISAADKLHNATSIVRDQRLMGDQVFERFSADKEQTLWYYRAVVDALGDGWRHALLDELDVQVDRMHQLAQVAREPR, translated from the coding sequence ATGGCGCGCCGCTCTGAAGCTCCGGGTCCTCTGTACAGCGAGCGCTTGGACGAGGCGCTGCGCTTCGCGGCCGAGCAGTTTCGCTTCCGTGTGCGCAAGGGGTCTGGCGTGCCGTATGTGACTCACCTGCTGCAGGTGTGCTGCACCGTCGGCGAGCACGGCGGCGACGAAGAGCAGATGGTCGCGGCGGTGCTGCACGACTACCTCGAGGACGTTCGCGGCGCGCGTGTCGAAGACCTCGAGACCCGCTTCGGCAAGCGCGTGTCCCGGCTGGTCGCGGCACTCAGCGACTCCACCACGCACCCCAAGCCTCCGTGGCAGGAGCGCAAGCAGCGCTACGTGGCGCAGCTCCGGGAGGAGCCCGCAGAGCTGAAGCTCATCAGCGCTGCGGACAAGCTGCACAACGCCACGAGCATCGTTCGCGACCAGCGCCTCATGGGGGATCAGGTGTTCGAGCGCTTCAGCGCCGACAAGGAGCAGACCCTCTGGTACTACCGCGCGGTAGTAGACGCCTTGGGGGATGGGTGGCGGCACGCCCTGCTCGACGAGCTGGACGTCCAGGTGGACCGCATGCATCAGCTCGCTCAGGTGGCACGCGAGCCACGCTGA
- a CDS encoding PEGA domain-containing protein yields the protein MQLRSMWFLGVVLGVCLPSVAHADAPRALMMAPLGDAPDDMRANAVAEVRATLEHQGVVFVTPPRGLSLACETPQCRAAAATQAGSLMAVTVLVWQPTSFRAEGRVEVALTDVAGDTVGAEEDFAADEVLAAVQAARGAFERFGARARVALEITGIDGAAVLVDGRPAGALPYRGTLVSGTHRIRVVSNGRVVLTREVTVEQGGQPILLRVGAEEVGAAGAVEAEDDVEDGERTTNPAWLATGVGLSVVGAGTVAWVAVQAAQSGCSARNAGGECVERSELQRGPAVVVGVLGAVAVSTGVALALGSRRRGGREVSVSVAPTNASVRLTF from the coding sequence ATGCAGCTGCGCAGCATGTGGTTCTTGGGGGTCGTGCTCGGGGTCTGTCTGCCGTCCGTGGCGCACGCGGACGCGCCGCGCGCTCTGATGATGGCTCCGCTCGGTGACGCCCCCGACGACATGCGCGCCAACGCCGTGGCGGAGGTGCGCGCCACGCTGGAGCACCAAGGCGTCGTGTTCGTCACGCCTCCACGCGGCCTGAGCCTCGCGTGCGAGACGCCGCAGTGCCGTGCTGCTGCGGCGACGCAGGCGGGCTCGCTCATGGCGGTCACGGTGCTGGTGTGGCAACCCACGTCGTTCCGCGCGGAGGGGCGCGTAGAGGTGGCGCTGACCGACGTGGCAGGGGACACCGTTGGCGCGGAGGAAGACTTCGCCGCCGACGAGGTGCTCGCGGCTGTGCAGGCCGCGCGGGGAGCCTTCGAGCGCTTCGGCGCGCGCGCACGCGTCGCGCTCGAGATCACGGGCATCGACGGCGCAGCCGTGCTCGTCGACGGGCGCCCTGCTGGCGCGCTGCCCTACCGCGGCACGCTGGTGTCTGGCACGCATCGCATCCGCGTCGTGTCCAACGGCCGCGTCGTCCTGACCCGTGAGGTCACCGTGGAGCAGGGCGGTCAGCCCATCCTGCTGCGCGTGGGGGCCGAGGAGGTGGGCGCTGCAGGGGCCGTCGAGGCCGAGGACGACGTCGAGGACGGCGAGAGGACCACCAACCCGGCATGGCTCGCCACCGGGGTCGGCCTGAGCGTCGTGGGCGCAGGGACCGTGGCGTGGGTGGCCGTGCAGGCCGCGCAGAGTGGCTGCAGCGCTCGCAATGCTGGAGGGGAGTGCGTGGAGCGCAGCGAGCTGCAGCGTGGGCCCGCCGTCGTCGTGGGCGTGCTCGGGGCCGTCGCCGTGTCCACGGGCGTTGCCCTCGCCCTGGGCTCCCGTCGGCGGGGTGGCCGGGAGGTCTCCGTCAGCGTCGCGCCGACGAATGCATCCGTTCGCCTGACGTTCTGA
- the gshB gene encoding glutathione synthase: protein MRCVIVMDPVSTVLVNEDTTFALMLELEARGHRVDHCLVQDVHMRDGRVHAAVRRARSSREAQPPVQLGAAELVCLDDVDLVFIRKDPPFDEHYLWLTLLLEHLRGKTAVVNDPRGLRDANEKLYALHFSEVMPTTTVDSDKARIKAFVESVGGQAVIKPVDGHGGEGVFAIALDDKNINGLIELVTRGGTRVAMVQAFIPQVREGDKRILLVDGEPLGAILRVPRGDDVRSNIHVGGSVVQASLTEADQRIVQAVAPKLRADGLVFVGLDVIGGKLTEVNVTSPTGIQQMMRLDGVNYAARVIDAFEARVVR, encoded by the coding sequence CTTCGCGCTGATGCTGGAGCTCGAGGCGCGCGGACACCGAGTGGACCACTGCCTCGTGCAAGACGTCCACATGCGCGACGGTCGGGTCCACGCCGCCGTGCGCAGGGCGCGCTCGTCACGCGAGGCGCAGCCCCCCGTGCAGCTCGGAGCGGCCGAGCTGGTGTGCCTCGACGACGTGGACCTGGTCTTCATCCGCAAGGACCCGCCCTTTGACGAGCACTACCTCTGGCTCACGCTGCTGCTCGAGCACCTGCGCGGCAAGACCGCCGTGGTGAACGACCCGCGAGGATTGCGCGACGCCAACGAGAAGCTGTACGCCCTGCACTTCTCGGAGGTCATGCCCACCACCACCGTCGACAGCGACAAGGCGCGCATCAAGGCGTTCGTGGAGAGCGTCGGCGGCCAGGCGGTGATCAAGCCCGTGGATGGCCACGGCGGGGAGGGGGTGTTCGCGATCGCCCTGGACGACAAGAACATCAACGGGCTGATCGAGCTCGTGACGCGCGGAGGCACGCGCGTGGCGATGGTGCAGGCGTTCATTCCCCAGGTGCGCGAGGGAGACAAGCGCATCCTATTGGTGGACGGCGAGCCCCTCGGAGCCATCCTGCGAGTCCCGCGCGGGGACGACGTGCGCAGCAACATCCACGTCGGTGGCTCCGTGGTGCAGGCGTCGCTCACGGAGGCGGACCAGCGCATCGTGCAAGCGGTCGCGCCGAAGCTGCGCGCTGACGGGCTCGTGTTCGTGGGCCTGGACGTCATCGGTGGGAAGCTCACCGAGGTGAACGTGACGAGCCCCACCGGCATCCAGCAAATGATGCGACTGGACGGCGTGAACTACGCCGCCCGCGTCATCGACGCGTTCGAAGCCCGAGTGGTGCGTTGA